A single Altererythrobacter sp. BO-6 DNA region contains:
- a CDS encoding inner membrane-spanning protein YciB, whose amino-acid sequence MSEGEAKPKGSGWLNVAVDYGPLLVFLGVYRWFAPEQAEPIGELAAVIKGTVAFMVAAVIALAVSKWRLGKVSPMLWFSTALIVGFGALTIFFGDPTFVQLKPTIIYTVLGAALLIGVWRGRALLQILLEAAFEGLSQQGWLKLSRNWGLFFLALALLNEVLRAQMSFEGWLWAKLWVFLPLSFLFTFSQIPMLLKHGLSLEGVDEETHNPPPAG is encoded by the coding sequence ATGTCCGAAGGTGAAGCCAAGCCCAAGGGCTCCGGCTGGCTCAATGTAGCGGTCGATTACGGGCCATTGCTGGTGTTCCTCGGCGTCTATCGCTGGTTTGCGCCGGAACAGGCCGAGCCGATTGGCGAACTGGCCGCTGTCATAAAGGGCACGGTCGCCTTCATGGTCGCGGCGGTGATTGCGCTGGCGGTGTCGAAGTGGCGGCTGGGCAAGGTGTCGCCGATGCTGTGGTTCTCCACCGCGCTTATCGTGGGCTTCGGCGCCCTTACAATCTTCTTCGGTGACCCTACATTCGTGCAACTCAAGCCTACCATCATCTACACCGTTCTGGGCGCGGCGCTGCTGATCGGTGTGTGGCGCGGGCGGGCACTGCTGCAGATCCTGCTCGAGGCCGCATTCGAGGGGCTCAGCCAGCAGGGCTGGCTCAAACTGTCGCGCAACTGGGGGCTGTTCTTCCTGGCGCTGGCACTGCTTAACGAAGTGCTCCGCGCGCAAATGAGCTTCGAAGGCTGGCTTTGGGCCAAGCTGTGGGTGTTCCTGCCGCTGAGCTTCCTGTTCACCTTCAGCCAGATCCCGATGCTGTTGAAACATGGCCTCAGCCTTGAAGGTGTGGACGAAGAGACGCACAATCCTCCACCGGCGGGATAG
- a CDS encoding urate hydroxylase PuuD translates to MAKLFGNLHLVLAIGLVAALALMFGFNGYATVDSNSVARWLHLFFGVLWIGLLYYLNFVQVPTMPSIPDEQKGAISKHIAPKVLFFFRWAALLTVVTGLWISMVSGYMIDALTFAGVGNVDLIGAGMWMALIMAFNVWFIIWPAQKKILGIVEASAEEKAAAAPRALIASRTNVLLSIPMMYAMVSANLG, encoded by the coding sequence ATGGCAAAACTCTTCGGAAATCTTCACCTCGTGCTGGCGATCGGCCTGGTCGCGGCACTGGCACTGATGTTCGGTTTCAACGGCTATGCGACCGTCGATTCCAATTCGGTCGCGCGCTGGCTGCACCTGTTCTTCGGCGTGCTGTGGATCGGCCTGCTCTATTACCTCAACTTCGTCCAGGTGCCGACAATGCCGTCGATCCCGGACGAGCAGAAGGGCGCGATTTCCAAGCATATCGCGCCCAAGGTGCTGTTCTTCTTCCGCTGGGCAGCGCTGCTGACGGTGGTGACCGGCCTGTGGATCTCCATGGTCAGCGGCTACATGATCGACGCGCTGACCTTTGCTGGCGTGGGCAATGTTGACCTGATCGGGGCCGGCATGTGGATGGCGCTGATCATGGCGTTCAACGTGTGGTTCATCATCTGGCCCGCGCAGAAGAAGATCCTCGGCATCGTGGAAGCGAGCGCCGAGGAAAAGGCAGCTGCCGCACCGCGCGCGCTGATCGCCAGCCGTACCAATGTACTGCTGTCAATCCCGATGATGTATGCGATGGTGAGCGCCAATCTGGGCTAA
- a CDS encoding potassium transporter Kup — protein MSEASTPAHQPHGTPHNAHSASKAALAVGAIGIVFGDIGTSPLYAFRETFRGAHHLPIDDVHVLGVVSLIFWSMTLVVAIQYVTILMRADNNGQGGSLALVALISRSISKSRYGWVAVLLGVFATSLFYGDSMITPAISVLSAVEGLTVVDHRLDPLVIPIALALLVILFMLQKRGTAKVGALFAPVMIVYFTVIAGMGIWQIVQTPEILWALNPWYAINFFILDGWFAFLALGSVVLAVTGAEALYSDMGHFGRGPMRLSWFGFVMPCLLLNYFGQGAMIIGLPEEIAEQAITSPFFFLAAEEWRLPLVFLATAATFIASQAVISGAFSITHQAIQMGFMPRLSIRHTSETEGGQIYIPVVNWALMVAVIILVLTFQNSSNLASAYGIAVTGAVTIDTLLMAVLLVGVWKWKWWYAAPVVLLFLIVDGAYFAANLTKVPDGGWFPLVVGLFAFTLLTTWARGRKLMRDRMSEVALPMEIFAKSAKNSALRVPGTAIFMASSTAGVPSALLHNIKHNKVLHERVVILTVNIEGVPYVDPAQRCEYHDLGDGFYRAVLHYGFMEKTDVPEGLKQMQQCGGEFDMMQTSFFLSRQTLLPSEKPGMPIWREKIFAWMLRNSATAMDFFKLPTNRVVELGSQVEI, from the coding sequence ATGAGCGAAGCATCAACGCCAGCACACCAGCCGCACGGTACGCCGCATAACGCGCATAGCGCGTCGAAGGCGGCGCTGGCTGTCGGTGCGATCGGGATCGTCTTTGGCGATATCGGCACCAGCCCGCTCTACGCCTTCCGCGAAACGTTTCGCGGCGCGCACCATCTGCCGATCGACGATGTGCATGTGCTGGGCGTTGTCAGCCTGATCTTCTGGTCGATGACGCTGGTCGTGGCGATCCAGTATGTCACCATCCTGATGCGTGCGGACAACAACGGGCAGGGTGGCAGCCTTGCCCTGGTTGCGCTCATTTCGCGCAGCATCAGCAAATCGCGCTATGGCTGGGTGGCCGTGCTGCTTGGCGTATTTGCGACCTCGCTGTTCTATGGCGATAGCATGATCACGCCCGCGATCTCGGTGCTGTCTGCGGTCGAGGGCCTGACTGTGGTCGATCACAGGCTGGATCCGCTGGTCATCCCGATCGCGCTCGCCCTTCTGGTGATCCTGTTCATGCTGCAGAAACGCGGCACGGCCAAGGTTGGCGCGCTCTTTGCCCCGGTGATGATCGTCTATTTCACGGTGATTGCCGGCATGGGCATCTGGCAGATCGTCCAGACGCCGGAAATCCTCTGGGCGCTCAACCCCTGGTACGCGATCAATTTCTTCATTCTTGACGGCTGGTTCGCCTTCCTTGCGCTCGGCTCCGTCGTGCTGGCAGTGACCGGGGCAGAGGCGCTCTATTCGGACATGGGTCATTTCGGGCGCGGGCCGATGCGCCTATCATGGTTCGGCTTCGTCATGCCCTGTCTTCTGCTCAACTATTTCGGGCAAGGCGCGATGATCATCGGCTTGCCGGAAGAGATCGCGGAACAGGCCATAACCAGCCCGTTCTTCTTCCTTGCGGCGGAAGAATGGCGCTTGCCGCTGGTGTTCCTGGCCACTGCTGCAACATTCATCGCCAGCCAGGCGGTAATTTCGGGTGCGTTCTCGATCACCCACCAGGCGATCCAGATGGGCTTCATGCCGCGCTTGTCGATCCGCCACACCAGCGAGACCGAAGGCGGCCAGATCTACATCCCGGTGGTCAACTGGGCGCTGATGGTGGCGGTCATCATCCTGGTGCTGACCTTCCAGAACTCGTCGAACCTCGCCTCGGCCTATGGCATTGCCGTGACCGGCGCGGTCACTATCGACACGCTGCTGATGGCGGTTCTGCTGGTCGGCGTGTGGAAGTGGAAGTGGTGGTATGCCGCTCCGGTCGTACTGCTGTTCCTGATCGTCGATGGCGCCTATTTCGCGGCCAACCTGACCAAGGTGCCCGATGGCGGCTGGTTCCCGCTGGTGGTGGGCCTGTTCGCTTTCACCCTGCTGACAACCTGGGCGCGCGGGCGAAAGCTGATGCGCGACCGGATGAGCGAAGTTGCCCTGCCGATGGAGATTTTCGCGAAGTCGGCTAAGAATTCGGCCCTGCGGGTGCCGGGCACCGCGATCTTCATGGCTTCCAGCACGGCGGGCGTGCCGTCCGCGCTGCTGCACAATATCAAGCACAACAAGGTGCTGCACGAACGTGTGGTGATCCTGACGGTCAATATCGAGGGCGTGCCCTATGTCGATCCGGCGCAGCGCTGCGAATATCATGACCTTGGCGACGGGTTCTATCGCGCCGTCCTGCACTATGGCTTCATGGAGAAGACCGATGTGCCCGAAGGGCTGAAGCAAATGCAGCAATGCGGCGGCGAGTTCGACATGATGCAAACCAGCTTCTTCCTCAGCCGCCAGACGTTGCTGCCCAGCGAGAAGCCGGGCATGCCGATCTGGCGCGAGAAGATCTTTGCGTGGATGCTGCGCAATTCGGCGACCGCGATGGACTTCTTCAAGCTGCCTACGAACCGTGTGGTGGAACTGGGCAGCCAGGTGGAGATTTGA
- a CDS encoding tetratricopeptide repeat protein → MVWVPILALGLFAMLTAILVLRLPRQGWMLFGAVLMFGLAGYGLHGAPGQPSAPKAAKDKTVQSGEELVAARRALFDDGKQPPDYIVLSDGFARKGQYDDAAALLRQGVNRNPGDAEGWLALANALVEHAEGQLTPPALYAYQRAQDAFPAHPGAGYFLGMSYLRSGEPEEARKVWAELLERSPEDAPWREDLTFRIASLDELIAQMEGMRQLMEAQRDAPPAPMPERGP, encoded by the coding sequence ATGGTGTGGGTGCCGATTCTTGCGCTGGGCCTGTTCGCCATGCTCACCGCCATCCTGGTGCTGCGCCTGCCGCGGCAGGGTTGGATGCTGTTCGGGGCCGTACTGATGTTCGGGCTGGCCGGTTACGGCCTGCATGGCGCGCCAGGACAACCTTCTGCGCCCAAGGCGGCCAAGGACAAGACGGTGCAGTCGGGCGAGGAGCTGGTGGCCGCGCGCCGCGCGCTGTTCGACGATGGCAAACAGCCGCCCGATTACATCGTCCTGTCGGACGGTTTCGCACGAAAGGGCCAGTATGACGATGCGGCTGCGCTGTTGCGTCAGGGTGTCAACCGCAATCCCGGCGATGCCGAAGGCTGGCTGGCGCTGGCCAACGCGCTGGTCGAGCACGCCGAAGGCCAGCTGACGCCGCCCGCGCTCTATGCCTATCAGCGCGCGCAGGATGCTTTCCCGGCGCACCCCGGCGCCGGTTATTTCCTGGGCATGTCCTACCTCCGCAGCGGCGAGCCGGAAGAAGCGCGCAAGGTGTGGGCCGAGCTGCTCGAGCGCTCGCCCGAAGATGCGCCCTGGCGCGAAGATCTGACGTTTCGGATAGCCAGCCTTGACGAACTGATTGCCCAGATGGAGGGGATGCGACAGCTGATGGAGGCGCAGCGCGACGCGCCGCCTGCGCCCATGCCGGAGCGCGGCCCATAA
- a CDS encoding cytochrome c-type biogenesis protein, producing the protein MKHLLLVIAAMVAVPLAAQDDLPPAPYAYQQLEDPALEAKAVELMHTLRCLKCQSQSIADSDAAMAGDMRHQVRARIAAGEEPEAIRQWLIDRYGDYVSYEPRMTSSTWPLFAIPLLLLLVAGGLLWRRVGRKSEGGPQEILTEDNL; encoded by the coding sequence ATGAAGCACCTGCTCCTCGTGATAGCTGCGATGGTTGCTGTCCCGCTGGCTGCGCAGGACGATCTGCCGCCTGCGCCCTATGCCTACCAGCAGCTCGAAGATCCCGCGCTGGAAGCCAAGGCGGTTGAGCTGATGCACACGCTGCGCTGCCTCAAGTGCCAGAGCCAGTCGATCGCTGACAGCGATGCCGCGATGGCGGGCGACATGCGCCACCAGGTACGAGCGCGCATCGCCGCCGGCGAAGAGCCAGAGGCGATCCGGCAATGGCTGATCGACCGGTATGGCGATTATGTCAGCTATGAGCCGCGCATGACATCCTCGACCTGGCCGCTGTTTGCCATTCCGCTGCTGTTGCTGCTGGTGGCGGGCGGATTGCTGTGGCGGCGCGTGGGGCGCAAGTCCGAAGGCGGGCCGCAGGAAATCCTGACCGAGGACAATCTGTGA